One Suricata suricatta isolate VVHF042 chromosome X, meerkat_22Aug2017_6uvM2_HiC, whole genome shotgun sequence genomic region harbors:
- the LOC115283268 gene encoding LOW QUALITY PROTEIN: arginine--tRNA ligase, cytoplasmic-like (The sequence of the model RefSeq protein was modified relative to this genomic sequence to represent the inferred CDS: inserted 2 bases in 1 codon; deleted 2 bases in 1 codon), translating to MDSSVAQCSARLLQQEKEIXSLTAEIDRLKNCGGLERDASPNLEQLREENVKLKYRLNILRRSLQAERTRPTKNMVTINSRLQEVFGCAFKAAYPDLENPPLRVTPSQQPKFGDYQCNSAMGISQMLKTKEQKVNPRETAEYITKHLPDNECAEKVEIAGPGFINVHLRKDFVSQQLTNLLGNGVQLPPLGENKKVVADFSSPNIAKEMHVGHLRSTIIGESVGRLYEFAGYDVLRLNHVGDWGPQFGMLIAHLQDKFPDYPAVSPPIGDLQAFHKESKRRFDTEEEFKKRAYQCVVRLQSKNPDITKAWKLLCDVSRQEFNKIYDALDISLIERGESFSQDRMPAIVKEFEDKGFGQVDDGRKTVFVPGCSVPLTTVKSDGGYTDDTSDLAALKQRLFEEEADLIIYVVDSGQSVHFQTIFGAAQMIGWDDPKVTRVFHAGFGVVLGEDKKKLKTRSGETVRLIDLLEEGLKRSMDKLKEKERDKVLTAEELKAAQTSVAYGCIKYAHLSHNRLNGCIFSFDQRLDDRGNTAAYLLYAFTRIRSIARLANIDEEMLQKAAQETKIILDHEKERKLGRCILRFPETLQKILDDLLLHTLCDYIYELATTFTESYDSRYCVEKDRQTGHVLQVHMWRVLLCEAVAAVMAKAFDIPGIKPAQRM from the exons ATGGACAGTTCAGTGGCTCAGTGCTCCGCGAGACTGCTGCAGCAGGAAAAAGAGAT GTCTCTGACTGCTGAAATTGATCGCTTAAAAAACTGCGGTGGTTTAGAA agagacgcTTCTCCAAATTTGGAGCAGTTGcgagaagaaaatgtaaaattgaagTATCGACTAAATATCCTTCGAAGGAGTCTTCAAGCAGAAAGAACCAGACCAACTAAAAATATGGTTACCATCAATAGCCGACTGCAGGAGGTCTTTGGTTGTGCCTTTAAGGCTGCATATCCAGATTTGGAAAATCCTCCGCTGAGAGTGACACCAAGTCAGCAGCCCAAGTTTGGGGACTATCAGTGTAATAGTGCC ATGGGTATCTCACAGATGCTCAAAACCAAGGAACAGAAAGTTAATCCAAGAGAAACTGCCGAATACATTACCAAACACCTCCCAGACAATGAATGTGCTGAAAAAGTCGAAATTGCTGGTCCTGGTTTTATTAACGTCCACTTAAGAAAGGACTTTGTATCACAGCAGTTAACCAACCTCCTGGGGAATGGGGTTCAACTACCTCCCCTTGGTGAGAATAAAAAGGTTGTAGCTGATTTCTCCTCTCCCAACATAGCTAAAGAGATGCACGTAGGCCATCTCAGGTCAACTATCATAGGAGAGAGTGTGGGCCGCCTCTATGAGTTTGCAGGATATGACGTGCTCAGGTTAAACCATGTGGGAGATTGGGGGCCCCAGTTTGGCATGCTCATTGCTCACCTTCAAGATAAATTCCCAGATTACCCAGCAGTTTCACCTCCTATTGGGGATCTACAAGCCTTTCACAAGGAATCCAAGAGAAGATTTGATACTGAGGAGGAATTTAAGAAGCGAGCATACCAGTGTGTAGTTCGGCTCCAGAGTAAAAATCCAGATATTACAAAAGCTTGGAAGCTTCTCTGTGATGTCTCCCGTCAAGAGTTTAATAAAATCTACGATGCACTGGACATCTCTTTAATAGAGAGGGGGGAGTCCTTCTCTCAAGATAGGATGCCTGCTATTGTAAAGGAATTCGAAGATAAAGGATTTGGGCAAGTGGATGATGGCAGAAAGACTGTCTTTGTCCCTGGATGTTCTGTACCATTAACCACAGTAAAATCAGATGGAGGCTATACCGACGATACATCTGACCTGGCTGCCCTTAAACAAAGACTATTTGAGGAAGAAGCAGATCTGATTATCTACGTAGTGGACAGTGGACAATCTGTGCACTTCCAGACAATATTTGGTGCTGCTCAAATGATTGGTTGGGATGACCCGAAAGTAACTCGAGTGTTTCATGCTGGATTTGGTGTGGTGCTGGGTGAAGACAAGAAGAAGTTGAAAACACGTTCCGGTGAAACGGTGCGCCTCATAGACCTTCTAGAAGAAGGACTAAAACGATCCATGGAtaaattgaaggaaaaagaaagagacaaggtCTTAACTGCAGAGGAATTAAAGGCTGCTCAGACATCTGTTGCTTATGGTTGTATCAAATACGCACATCTTTCTCATAACCGGTTGAACGGCTGCATATTCTCCTTTGACCAAAGGCTGGATGACAGAGGAAACACAGCTGCTTACTTGTTGTATGCCTTCACTAGAATCCGGTCTATTGCCCGCCTGGCCAATATTGATGAAGAGATGCTCCAGAAAGCAGCTCAAGAGACCAAGATCATTTTGGACCACGAAAAGGAACGGAAACTAGGTCGGTGCATTTTACGGTTCCCTGAGACTCTCCAGAAGATTTTAGATGACTTACTTCTTCACACTCTCTGTGATTACATCTACGAGCTAGCAACTACTTTCACAGAATCCTATGATAGCCGCTACTGCGTGGAGAAAGATCGACAAACCGGACACGTGCTGCAAGTACACATGTGGCGGGTGCTGCTGTGTGAAGCAGTAGCTGCTGTTATGGCCAAGGCGTTTGATATCCCGGGGATAAAACCCGCCCAAAGAATGTAA